The following is a genomic window from bacterium.
TCGACGATGCGGAATATTTCCGGGCCGAACGGACTGTCTGGGTTGAAGCGCATGTACAGGCGGAGAGCATCCACCGCTTTCTCACGTTCCCCGAGGCGGTTGTAGGCATCGGCCAGGTTTAGCTGGAGCACGGGGCGTCCGGGGTCGATGGCCAGCGCCCGGTTGAGGTAGTCCAGGGCCACGGCGGTATGTTCGTTGGCCAGGTAGAGCGCACCCAGCATCAGCCAGGCGCGGGCGGTGTCCTGGGGCGTCTCGGTCAGGTAGCCGACCCAGCGGACGGAGTCGGCCGGCACGCGGAACTGGCTCTGCAGGGCCATGACCACCTCTTTCACCTCGGCCGGCTGTTCTGTTTTCACGCGATTGCAGGCCCCGGAGGACAAGACCGCCAGAGTCAGGGCCAGCAGAATCCAGGTTGTCGCACGCAGCTTCATTCCACGATGTCCCAGGCGACGTAGTAGCGCCGCCAGATACCCTCCGGAGGCGTAAAGACGACCTTGTTGCGACGCAGGTCCTCACGCAGAAAGCTCCAGAACTTGCGGAGCATCAGCTTGGCCGTGTTGGCGAGGTCGACGGCGGTCAGGAAATCCTCGGGCTCGCCCTTTTCCACGAAGCGCTGCATGGACATCACGGCCAGGCTGTCGTGATGGGCGATCCAGGCGAGGTTATCGTAGAGCTCCTGGGCCGGAGAGTGGGAGATTCGGCGCTCCAGGACATCCCGGCGACGTTCGGCCATGTCGAAAGCCGGCTTGACCTGGGTCAGGAAAAGCTGCTCCACCTGCGCACGGTTCTCGACATAATTATTGGTAATGATCCGGCTCAGCTCGAAAAAGGCGGCCGTGGTCTGGACATAGTGCTGGAACAGTCCGCTCACCAGGGTCAGCTCGCCGCGCACGGCCATGTCGACCATTCCGGCCTGGCCCTGGTCCTCGACCAGGGGGGTGTTGTGGCTCGAACGGAACTCATCCCGCATGAGCTTGCGGTTTTCCATGATCTCCATGGCCCGGGCGCTGGAGACGTGTCCCTCCTCCACAACTTTGGGCGCGGCGGCCGCGGCCAGGCGCTCCTGTTCCTGCTGGCGCGCGCGCAGCCACCAGAATCCGGCGCCTCCGCCCCCCAGGACCAGCGTTCCCAGCAGAACGAGAAGCAGGGTCAGGTGGCCGGAGGAAGCTTTTTTCCCCCCGTTCCCGGAAGAGGAGGGCTTCGTTTCTCCGGAGTCGTCCTCGTCCCCGTCCTCCTGCCACTCGAGTTTGAAATCCTCGTCCATCTGTACGCTCCGGCTTGACAATTCCTGTCCAGCCACGGGTAGATTTTTCTCGCACAGGGTTCACGTTGCGACCCGCTCAGCCGGGGCCGCTGCCGCTGCTGCGGCCTAAAGAGCACAATTTGCTCGACTTAAATTTATTCGCCGTTCCCGCAACGGCCCTGCGGCATGCGTGGTACGGAACTTGCTTTTACCACGCTCGAAACCACGCTGACCCTCCGGGAGCCTCCCGGCACAGGGCTCAGATCACAGCCGACCACGGAAACCAGGGAGGGTTCCGGATGCCTTTGACTCGCGCCTCGACAGCCTGAGGGCTGCCCCCTCTTCTTTATCGAACGGAATGGACTGATGTTTGAGTAAAATCCGCATCACTTCGGGAGCTTTAAATGACAATCACCACCCATGAAATTGACGACATCGCTGTCGCCGAGGTGAAAGGCCAGATCAACTTCCAGAACACTCAGACTCTGAAAGAGCTGTTCACGCAACTGGAAGCGGCAAACCACAAAAGGATTGTGGTTGATCTGAAGGAAACTGAGTATATCGACGGCTTCGGACTGAGCGTCCTGGTCAATCTCAGCCGCGGGATCTACAAGGACGGTGGCTGCCTGAGCCTGTCCAGCCTGAACAAGGAGCTGAAGAGAATCTTCAGCAAGACCAAGCTGGACCGCTGGTTCGAAATCTACGAGACACGGGAAGAGGCTTTCCGCAGCCTGCAGCAGAACGGCAAGCGGCGCAAGAGAGCCTGACACGCTCGTGTCAACCGGCCCTGTCTCAACGGATCGACTTGGTGAACCCGGCCTTTTGGGCATCCTCCTCGGTGTTGAAGTAGACCCGGAACTCCTCCGGAATCTTGTCGTAAAAGACGCTCGACGGCAGATGGTAGACCTTGGTGGCACGGTTGCCGATAATCCGGCCGCTGCGGGTCTGCTGAGCCGTACCCGCAGCCTGACCCTGCAATGTGCTCTGGTCCGCCTGGCCCGCCGACGCCCCGTCAAGGGGCGCGGCCGGGGAGGCCGCCAGGCCGCCCGATCCACGCAAATGTTCCAGCAATAAGGCCCGCAGCTCGGTAAGCTCCTGCTCCAGGCGGGTCACACGCTCCTGCAGCGTCCCGGACGGGGCGGGAGCGTGTGACTGTTCCGCCGCCGCAGCAGTGCCGGCTTTCGGGCCGGAGCCGGCTTTGGCCCCGCCGAGCGGGCTCAGCAGGTCCTCGCGGATGAAACCGATCTTGGAATCCGGCAGGCGCACCCGGTACCAGTTGCCGCGCTTGATGAATTTTTCCAGTTTCTGCCCGCGAAAAGCCTTGCCCACGATGTCGTAGCCCATGCCCGGACCCTCGCGCAGGTTGGCGTAGCGCCCTTTCACTGTCACGTAGCGCCCGTCCAGCCCATCCCCGGCCGGCTGTTCCTCCGCTGGGGCGGTCTGGGGGCTTTCGCTTTCGGCGGTCGGGGCCGCACCGCCCTCTGCGGCCAGCTCGCGCACGCTGAACGGGATCACCCAGCCCTCGAACCCGCCGTAGCTCACCAGGTAGAACGAGTCCTCGGCGGCCAGAAGGTTGAGCCGGGAGCCTTTTTCCAGGTACTTGATGATGGGCGAGGAGATGGAGTGCTCCTTGAACATCGGCGCTTTTTCCTGCACCACCTGGAGCTGACGGGTTTGGGCGGCCAGCGGAGAGACGGCCGCCGCGGCGATCAAAAGCAGCAGCCCCGACAGGCTGATCCGGTGGACCAATTTCAACCCGCCGCAGCCTGATTTGCAGACGGCCCGGAAATACTGAGGTAGCACCCGCAAAATACCCTCCGCGTTTTTGGTGTATATGTGCCAGTCCGCTGCACTGAGACGATTCGGTCAGTAAGCCCCGGAATATCCCTATTTACTGTAATGGGCACGCCGCAGGTTGGCAAGAATATCCTTGAACGCAGTGACGGAAAAATAAATTGACTAAAAAGTCTAAAATCTTGACTTGCCGCTTGTATTCAATATCGCGATGTTTTATAATTGCCTATCGGCACTTAAAACGGTTGGCGCGCGGCGAGTTCAGAGCAGGCGGACGATGGAAGAAAACCAGGTTATCGACATACTGGCCAACGTGTTGGCCAGCAACGACAAGTGGCGCAAGGAGGTGGAGAGCAACATAATCCTCCAGAACACCTTGGAGGAGTTGTTCTCAGACCCGGTGTTTGTCGAGTTGCTCCAGCACGGGCTGATTCCCAAGTTCCAGAAGACCTACCTGCCGCATTTCCGTGCCGTTGAGCTGATCCTGGCCGTACGCGAGGTGGTGCGCCAGATGTATGAGGAAAACGCCGAAGCCGTCACAGTCGACCGTCAGCTCGAGGATTTCCAGCTAAAAATTACGGACAAGTTCGAGCTTCACGCTGAGATCGATGTCAAGAGCGGGTTGCAGGGCGCCCTGAAAGATTTGGAGAGACTGCACGCGCTCTACCGCGACAACCCCCAGTTTTCCGCCCGTCTGGACATTTTCCGCCTGCTGGTCCTGCCGCTGGAGGTCGAGCGCGACGGGGAGCAGCTGTACCAGCTCCTGGTGCTCGAGAACATCCGCCCGCCGCGACAGGCCTGGGCCGCCGGCCGCTGAGACCGGAGCTCCGCCTACAGTTTCATCTCCCGCACGGCCGCGAACAGGGCCTCAATGTTGGCTGTTGGTACATCCGCCATCAGGTCCTGGTCCGGGCCCACCACATAGCCGTGCGGCCCCAAAGTCCTGACCGTCTCGATAACCGCCTGCCTCACTTCCTCCGGACTCCCCTCCGGCAACACCCCCTGCGTGCTGATCCCCCCGTGGAACGCGATCCGTCCCTTGAAGCGCGTGGCCAGCTCCGGTGCGCTCATCCCGTCGGCGCTCACCTGCACCGGGTCGAGGATATCAATCCCGCAGTCGATCAGGTCATCTATGATCGGGTGCACCGAGCCGCAGGTATGGTACATCACACGCAGCCCGAAGGCGTGGGCCTGGTCGGCCAGACGTTTCAGGTGCGGCTTGTAGAAAGTGCGGAACATGCCGGGGCTGACAAAGAGCGAGCTCTGGGCGCCGAAATCGCTGCCGAAATAGTAGATGTCCAGATACCGGGCGCAGGCCTCCAGATAGGCCCGGTTGAGCTCCAGGAAGCAGTCGGTCAGGCGGGCGACCAGGGCCGCTATCAGCTCCGGGTCGGCCAGCAGGGCGACCAGATAATCCTCCTCGCCCAGCATGGAGCGCGAGTGGGTGAAAATGCTGGCCCAGATACCGCCGTAGACCGCCAGGCCGCTGGCGTGGGCCTCGGCGGCGCGCTCGCGGCACTGGTCCAGATCGAGGATGGCCGGGCCGGGCCAGACGATCCGCTCCACCGCCGCGGGCCCCGCGGCCCCGGCCAGCACTGGCTCCACCACTGCCTCGCTGTAAATCCCCTGGTACTC
Proteins encoded in this region:
- a CDS encoding SH3 domain-containing protein, with the translated sequence MVHRISLSGLLLLIAAAAVSPLAAQTRQLQVVQEKAPMFKEHSISSPIIKYLEKGSRLNLLAAEDSFYLVSYGGFEGWVIPFSVRELAAEGGAAPTAESESPQTAPAEEQPAGDGLDGRYVTVKGRYANLREGPGMGYDIVGKAFRGQKLEKFIKRGNWYRVRLPDSKIGFIREDLLSPLGGAKAGSGPKAGTAAAAEQSHAPAPSGTLQERVTRLEQELTELRALLLEHLRGSGGLAASPAAPLDGASAGQADQSTLQGQAAGTAQQTRSGRIIGNRATKVYHLPSSVFYDKIPEEFRVYFNTEEDAQKAGFTKSIR
- a CDS encoding STAS domain-containing protein, with product MTITTHEIDDIAVAEVKGQINFQNTQTLKELFTQLEAANHKRIVVDLKETEYIDGFGLSVLVNLSRGIYKDGGCLSLSSLNKELKRIFSKTKLDRWFEIYETREEAFRSLQQNGKRRKRA
- a CDS encoding tetratricopeptide repeat protein, which gives rise to MKLRATTWILLALTLAVLSSGACNRVKTEQPAEVKEVVMALQSQFRVPADSVRWVGYLTETPQDTARAWLMLGALYLANEHTAVALDYLNRALAIDPGRPVLQLNLADAYNRLGEREKAVDALRLYMRFNPDSPFGPEIFRIVEKYRSIESEKLIP